The genomic DNA GCAACGAAAAGCAGCCCAAGAACGGTGAAATAGTCAACCTCATCATCCAGCATGCATTTTGTTGCCGATAGCCATATCGAATGTAGTAAGTCCGGATGCGTCTCGTGCAACAAGTCACGAGATGCAAGTGGTATAAGCACAACAAGCAGCGGAAGCACAGGCACCAACTCACGTGAAATCGCGTTCGCACCAATTTTAGTGATTTGATTAACCATCTCCTCGTCAAGTCGATGCACCCGTGACACTCCGTCGTCATTACGACTTAACTTCTCTCGTCCGATCTCATAAAAGAGCGAGAATCGCACAGCCGTCTGGTATCTAAAGTCAAGTTCAAGAAGCCGGCTCGCAAATAAGACGATTCCACTTTCAACGTAGAGCTGGGATAAATTCGGCCCCGATCGCTCAAACTTCTTCTGCAAAATTGTCAATGCGTAGCTAACGCAACTTTCGTAAGTGCAATTTGATTCCGAAACAATACGTTTAAACTCTTTAAGCATTCGAAGCCCAATACCGCCATGCGGATGCGACTTCCGTTCTTTGTACGACCTGACTTGACTCTCATAACGATCCATCGAATCGCTGATTTTGTGCTTGAGGGCGCTCGCGTCAGACATGAATGGTGACTCTACCTGAGTCGTCTTAGACTCGTTGATTAGTAGTTTTACACGTCGCAGTTCTTCTCGAATTGCCGCCTCGACTTGATCGGCAACGACTTCGTCATTAAAGAAAATGAAGATATCGTCAACATATCGACGCACCTCATAGTGGGTTCCTGGCACAAAAGTTTTAAGCAACCTTACTTCTGCTGCTGAATCCACTGTTTGCAGCAGCAGTTCTGCAAACACTCTCGAAAGCTCCGGGCCAACGAGTATGCCGTGAGTCTCTCCATGGTTCATGCTGCTCATCAGTCTGTCGAACTGGGCGTCAAAAGTATGCCGTGCGTTTCGACTATCTTGTCTCTTGGCATTTGACTTACCACGAATCGCCCAGGAAATTGCGTGCGTGTAAATATTGTCGAAGCACGCCTGAACATCTAGCATGCGTTGGAAACGAAACCGCGACTCAAGCGATCCAAAGTCCTCAGAATCATAAAACGAATAAAGCAATCGAAACGGGCGATACGCAAAGTAGCGAGTTGGGTTTATCGATTGCTCTTTATCGCTATCGCTTCCTGGCCTAAGCGGAGTGTTTATCCTAAACCGTTTTGCGATGGCATATGGTGCACGCAGTGACCAGCCACTCTTACGACAGTTTACAATTACTTGGGTTGCAAATGTCTCAAGAAATTTCGCAACGGTCCGATAGTGGAACGGATGCATCACGTGGATTTGGCGTGGCTTCTTTCTGTCACGCACTAATTTGTAAACATATGGGATCGTTTCAAGAGGCTTATTGGCTTGACCTGGACAAACAGCCTTATCTAATTCGTGCTCCGCATTATCGCGGATGCGTTCGTAAATGGTGCGCAACGAGAATCGCGGTGGCACTTCATGCGGCAATATCTCGCTCAATAGCACTCTGTGGTGATCATTGGCGTCAATTCTCAAATAGTTTCGCATACCTAAAACACATCCCGTACCAGCCAAAGCCGTTTCCCGCTAAAACGGTGTCGAATGTTTAGTTTATAGCTCGCCGAAAAAGAAATCCGTCGGAGCAGTCGTAACTGTTCGGTTTTAAGCGAGGCATCGGTACCATCTGAGTTTATCGTCCGAATCCATTGATGTAGGTAACCATCCAAGCTGCTAAGTCGTTTTAAGTTAGTTAATTCAGGATGAGAAGACCGGAGGCCAATTTGAACGCGACGACGTGTGAAGTTGCTGTGAGTCGTAGTCCCGCCGGTAAGGTAGCGAAGGCGATCACGAAGCAGTAGAAAATCTTTGCTTTCCTGGAATGCTAGAAACACACGGTCCAAGCGTTGGCGGATTTGAAGTTCCTTTCGCTCTGATAATCCGATCTCAATAGCGGTTCGTTTTTTGGCTTGTACTTTTTTCGTCAGCATAAACGAATAGCCCAGGTATTCAAATTCTGTCCTGTTCGCAATTCCGTCGTTCCAGTGACATTGCGACGTCTTTCCTCGGTTCAACGATAGTCCGGTAGGTAGTGCGCAATCCACTTTTTCCAATATATGTTCGCCTGATCGAGCAGCTGTGACAATGAGGATGTCATCAACAAATCGGCTATAGTAAACAACTCCAGGATGACAGATAACTTGGCGATCGAAATCTGCAAGAAAATGTTCAGCTAAGTCACTGCTTATGGCCAAACCATAATGTAACCGTTGCAAGGGATCGTCGTTGCATCTCAATAATGTCTTGCACCACTTGAATTCTACAGCTTTTAACTTTTTTCTGACTGAAGGCAAGTTCAGCGATTGTTCAGCAGGCATAGAACCAAAACACTTAGCAATATCCGTCCTGACAATAAAGTGAGGAACATCAGATTCCAGCACCGATTTTAACTGGCGACAGATTACTTGCCGAGATGGGGGGTGATGTATATCGCCGCTTCTTAGCACGCGACAACAATGCCGCAAAAAAAGTGCGTCTGCATACGACGTCACGCGAAGCGTTGATTTACCTCGATTGATAGTTGCCTCGACAGGCTGCGGCACATACGAGCGATCCGCAAACCTTGCGGCGATCTGAATTGCAGCCTCTTTTGGGCCAGGATGTCTCGCATCAATAAAGCGGAGGCAGTCATCTGCGCGAACTAAGGTTGTTATGTACTTAGGATCGCTTAGTCGTGTCATTGAAAGTAGAGCGTTTTCGGAGAGTCGGTAACTCGAGCGTAATAAGTGCGACCGAGCCTTTTTATGGATTACTCATTCTAAATAGCATTTTGCGAGTGATTTCCCAGCAGGCCTCGTTCGCCAACAGTGAATGTTTTACAAGAAGATGAGCACTCAGTCGACCTATCATACTATTGGTTGGTATGTCGTTGGCCTAGTGATGGCTCACAGGGAGCGCCCAAACGAACGGGCAAACGTATCAGGTTGCGTTTTTGGTGAAGGAAAGGTTCCCGGACTCAAATGCCCCTTCGGGATCAGCCCGTCGATGCCCCCATGGCTGACGCCGGATTCTCCGGTTTCGTCGGCCAGGGCTTGACTATATCGGATCGCCAAGTACCGGTGGCCGAATCGAGCACGGTATAGCATTCCCTTGGTATTGCGACGATAATTTTGCACATCGTTGTTGGCCTGCGGTATCAACGTTGGGATTTTGTTCACCTTGTCTTTTATCAACAGCCTGTAATCCAGCTCAGTGAACGAGAGAGAGATTGAGTATTTCAAGTCCTACGAACTCGCTCCTAGCACAAGTTCGCTTGTTCCCTTGGGCAAGTCGAAACAGGCGACGAGGTTTTGATCGTTGGCGATCCATGTTCCTGCGTCCAATGTCGATCTGTCGGACGCCTGGCGCAGTAGTGTGTGATCGTTTCCCTGCTGGAGACTCACCGGTCCCGCGGCGCCGTCGATTTGCAGCGTGTAGCGCTGTGCAGCAAAGGGGGCCGTGAGCGTTAGGCGATTCCCCTCGCGGCGGATCTCGGTCAGTTGTTTCGCGGCCCAATAACGGGCGATTTCGCTGAGCTTCATCCAGATCGTGTCGTCGGCGAATCGCGACGCCAACGATTGAACCACTCGTTTGAAAGAATTGAATCCTTCTTCACTGCCATTGCTGTACATCCCCGGCCAATGACAGATCATGACCGCCGGTTGCCGACGCTGGATCAGTTCGACCATTCGGCCGCTGGTCGCCGCGGCGTTGCAATAGCGGTCGGGGTCGGAGAGCGAATCGCCTTGCCAACCGCCAAACCAATCCCCCGTTCCCGCCGGAACGTTGACGGTTAACCGGACGTCGTCGGTCCCCACGCCGCGCAAATGTTCGAGCTTCGGCTCCGTACTCTCGTCCCCCGAGATGACGTATTTGAAATAGTGTGGCAGATCGACGCCGTAGACGTCGCGAACCGCCTGGTCGACCGCGATCGGCAATTCGGATTTCATCGAATTACCAAAGCCACCGGGTGTGGTGATTCCTTCGCAGGGGAGATCACAGTTCTTCACGATGCGAAGTGCATAAGCGAGATAGGCGGCCAATTCGTCGACGCTCTTCTTTTCCTGAGGATACGAATTCTCCATCGTTGCCGGGCTGATCTGCTGCATCGGTCGGCCGGTCTTCAGATCGATCACCCGCGTGTGCGTGATCATCTCGGGATGAATGTCCCAGTTGGGGAGCATCAATTCGCGGACAAGTTTTAAGCTGGACTGCAAATCGGCTCGCGACCAACCGGGCAATTCCCGATCGAGCCAGCCGACGCAGGCGGGATTGGGGACGATGCTGTATTTGCCTTTGACGCCCTGGTCGGCGCACCATTCTCCAAACTGGCGGACAAAGCTATCGGGGATCTCGCGCGGCCATGATCTCCACGGCTTTTGATACTCGGCGCGGTTTGGCATCGCGGTGGCGAACTGCGGAGTGCAAAAGTGTCCCATGTTCACCAAGCAGGTCGAATCATCGATGATGAACGACAGCGGCACGCGATCTCGCGGCATCAGCACCTGGACGCCTGCCGGCCGGGTCGGCAGCGGAGCAGGCGCGGTGAGCTCAGGCGTCTCGGCCAAACCTAAACGGGGCAGCCCCATACCAGCCACTGCCGTCGCGGCACCCCAAGCCGACCCGCGAAGAAACGCTCGCCGGTCCTGGATCCTCAATGTACGGTGCTGGTTCACGTCGGACACTCCCGGTTGCCGTTTGCCTCGCTCATGGCGGGCGCAACACGGCTCGCCGAACGGCCCTATTCTATCGTGCTCCGAAGGGCGGATGGAAACAACAAGACCTTCCGTCCCAAGGCAGGCAACTATTTGAGCTTAGAGCCGGACAGAAAAGCGAGTTCTAAAATCTGGTGCCGATCCAACCCGAGGTTTTCTGTCCGCTTCGAAGGCCGGCACATGGGGGCGATGAATGTGTGTCGGCCTCCGGCCTCTTGGATTGTTCGCACACAAGCAACCGGCGGCTTACGCGGCCGGCAGTTCGTATGTCGGCCTCCGGCCTGTGGTGCTGGCGATTTGTTTTGATCTGAGCAGGCGGGGCATGGAGTGCACGGGCGTTGAGATAGACAAGAAAAATGGAGGGCAGTGCTTTTCACCGGAGCACTCTATCGCGTCGTCATCGGCCCCATTTTCACGACTTCGAAGTCGCTCCCTCTGACTTGCCGGATCGGAGTCAGTTCATCATGCACCCAGCGATCGTCGGGAGCGCCACTGACAAACCAGTCGCCACCGTTGTCGGCCAGGATCATACCGTACGTTTTTAATCCTTCGAGCAGCACTCGCGCCGGGCCGCTGAATTTGGAAGTGTCAAAATCAGCTTTCAATCGCACTCTCATGCCCATCGGGGGCAGATCGGGATCGTTCTCTTTGCTCGCGAAATGTGAGGCGGGGAAAACGTAGGCGCGGCGAGACTTCTTCACAGTGAACCGCAACGCGTGCGTCAACTTTTTTGTCACACAGAGTTCATCGTAGCGAGCCAGACCAGGCAGGATCGGCAATCCGGCAGCATCGGCGCTGGTCCAGCCTGCCGGCCGCGGCTTCGGATCTTTCAGATCAAAGACCGCACCACTGGCAGCTTTCCACGACTTGCCGCCCTCGATCGGGAACGCATGAAACAACTCGTAGAGACGCCAGTTATCTTTGTCCAGGATAATCACATGCCGGTCGCCATCGCCTTGCGGACCGCCCTCGATAGGAGCATCTGGCGGAATGGGATAGGGACCTGGATCGCTTTCGCCCGCATAGCGAAACGTCACGGGCACCTTGGGCTGGTCACCGCCGACCACGTAATACGGGATGCCGCCCGGCGCCCCCTTCCAGATCAGGCCGAAGTCTTCATGCAGCCTGGTCTGAGCACCGATTCTGGCAATGATGGCGTCGCTTCGTGGATCGACCGGGTCTTTTGACACATCGCGATTCCACTCGTCGCCAGCTGGCATAAGACGAACGCCACCGAGGTCCGCATTCGGGCCGACTGGGAGCTGCGGATGTTGTGCCAACGCAGCGGTGGCGAACAGTAGGAGAGGAACCAGTAAGGCGGCTGTTGGTCGCATGGTCCGTTTACCCGAGTTTAAGCGGTTCGTTTCAGGAAATGCCATGAAACCAATCATACCAGAAACGGCGTCGGATTCTCCGATCGGTGCCAGCCATGAAGAACGCCCAAGAGGCGCGGAGGCTTTTTAATGGACGCACGGAACCAACGACGCCCTACGTCCTAGGGCAGGCAACGCGTGGCGGCTGATACCTCATACAGCCCTGGCAGACTGATACCCAGCCCTGCAGGCTGGGCTATGCAAATTGCTGGACCTTCGGCCCGCGCCAGGCCTGTGAGGAATGTTCCTGTCCCTTTCGCCGTTGCCCATCGCATTCATCCGAGTCCGGGCCGCAGGCTCGGCCATTTGCATAGCCCAGGCCATCGGCCTGGGTTCTAGTGGCGATGATTGACATGGTTGGGCTGTAGGCCCGGTCGATTGTCACCACCTACCCCGGGGCGTTGCCCCTTCGCCCATTGTGAAATGAAACCGGGCGTCGTCGGCTGATACCCAGCCCTGCAGGCTGAGCTATGCAAATTACTGGACCTTCGGCCCGCGCCAGGCTTGTGAGGAACGTGCCTGTCCCTTTCGCCGTTGCCCATCGCATTCATCCGAGTCCGGGCCGCAGGCTCGACCATTTGCATAGCCCAGGCCATCGGCCTGGGTTCTAGCGGCGATGATTGACATGGTTGGGCTGTAGGCCCGGTCGATTGTCACCACCTACCCCGGGGCGTTGCCCCTTCGCCCATTGTGAAATGAAACCGGGCGCCGTCGGCTGATACCCAGCCCTGCAGGCTGGGCTATGCAAATTGCTGGACCTTCGGCCCGCGCCAGGCCTGTGAGGAATGTTCCTGTCCCTTTCGCCGTTGTCTGCGACTTGCGTAGAAGTGACAGTATTTTAGCCCTGGCCCTCGTCGGGCCCCGATTCCCCGAACCTATTTGAGAAGACTGAAAACGAGCGTGCCGACGGTGATTAAGCCGAGGACGACCACGAGCAGGTTGGGCATAACCTTCAACTTCTTCCGCAACGAGGGACCAAACTGGCCGATCAACAGCAGCGAAACAACGATCCCTAGAATCGCTCCCGCGGTGATGCCTTTGGCGATCAGAAACGCCGAGATTAGAAGGAGTCCGCCGGTGATGCTGCCTGCGATTAAAGAAGCCTTGCTTTGAGCTTTGACATAGCCCATGACGCCTCCAAAGACGACAAAAGCTCCAAAGATTGCTGTCACGATTACCGGAAAGTCCACACAAGTCTCTTTATTTCAATTGCCAAGTTCCGGCAGCAATGATTCCGCGGATTCGAACACAGATCGATCCACGCAAGCTGCCTTTCCCCGAATTGTAGTGGCTCGCCCCCAAGCTGCTAAGCCGCTGGTGGAGAGTCCATTCATTTTTGTTTACCCCCACAATACCGTTCAACGAAGCGTGGTGGACGAGGCTGCGAGTCCTTTTGCATGCATCAGACCAAATCGCTGGGACTCGTAACCTCGTCCACTACATCCCGCCGCTAATTCTTGCGACGGTCCGAGGCTCCTTCGTTGAACGGTATTGCGTTTAACCGCAGGCGTCGCCCCGCGTCTTTGAAGGGTACGCGGACCGATGGGCACGCGGTTAAACGCAATACCGTTCAGAGAAGCGTCGTGGACGAGGTTACGAGTCCTTTTGCATCAGACCCAATCGCTGGGACTCGTAACCTCGTCCACTACGTCCCGCCGCCAATTCTTTCGACGGTCCGAGGCTCCTTCGTTGAAAGGTATTGCGGTTAAACGAAAAAAGACAACCACTGCGTCTTTCCGCCTCGATGAGAAAGCACTCGATCGCGTCCTATCGCACGATGCACAACGCACAAACAACGGGACCCACCGGTCCTCGAGAAGCATTTTTCAACAGCCGTTCCTTACAAACGGAAACGGATCGGCAGGACTTCTTCGCTGGCGACCGGACGGCCGTAGCGCCGCGCTGGCTGGCCGGTCCACCTTTTGACAGCCTCCATCGCCGCATCGTCGAGCGTTGCGTGACCGCTCGACTCGACAACCTCCACATCTTCCACGCGCCCCGTCGAATCGACGAACAGTCGCAACAAGACCGTCCCCTGCAGACGGTCCCGGACAGCTTGGCTCGGGTATTGCGGCGGTTCGTTTGCGGTGAAACTGGCCGGTTCTTTCTCCGACAGTCCCGTCTGCTGTTGGATCGGAATGGTGGTGGCCGTTGGAGGAAGCATGCGGCTGGCAACCGCGCGGCGCACCACGGGCATCGTTTGCGGTGTCACTTCCGGAGGCGTCGGTGGGACCGGTGGGCGGTGCAGCAACGGCGCAGGGCGATCGGTTTGAAATTCGATCGGATCCTCGCGCGGCAACGGAGGCGTCGGTTCGATCGTCATCGCCACCGATTCGACCGCCGCGGGCTGAGCGATACTCAATTGAATCGAGATCACATTCCGCTGCCCCGATGACGTAAACCGCTCGCTGACCGCCAACGGCACCGCGCACATCGCCACCAGCGCCGACGCATGGACGGCGAAGGCAAAGCTGGTCGAGCGGAAATAGAGGTTCAAAATCGGTTCACGCCACTGGGGAAAGCTCGTTCTATTTGGTCAAGTATAACTTGCCGGCCGAAGTTACCCGAAGCCGGTAGACCGCATCGCCATGTTGAATCCAGACCTCCCGCCGACCGCACAACAAATCGCTCGATGAAACGATCCGCGGTCGGTCATCGGATTCCCCAAGCGGTTTCTCGGCGGGATCATCTGGCGGGAAGCGTTCATTGTCGTCGGGCATTCGGTGGCGATGCGGGTGAAGGGCAAAGAGAGAGCGGCACGGGGACGGCGGCACGGGATCCTGAGTCCCTCGCGAGGCAGCCAACCCTTTTCTATGCACACGCTATGCCAGACGCTGCACTGGCCAGGATTTAGCGGGATAAGCCGCAGAACGCTGCGCCGCCGCCCAGATCTGTCGCGGTCGCCGCTTACCTGCGATCGGGCAGATGGCGGATTCGCCACCCTACGAGATGGATTTTCCGTCGCGAAACTCGCCGCAATGGCAGCCTTTTGCTCCTCTTGGGTTGAGTTTGACGGTCCGGTTGTGAAGATCGAAGCGGCTGGACCGGGGGGACCGATAGTCCTCGATGTAGCACTCGGAACGATTAGGCACGTCTAGCTCGGTCGCCACGGCACGCCCATCGTTCCGGCTTGAAGGACAATTCGATGAGAAAGTTATTTGCGTTCGCCCTCGCTGCCGTTCCAACAGTGGGGTTGAATTTGTACGCCGACCAGCCGATTCAGCCGGTCGTAAGATTAGCTGCACTGATGCAGGAGGATGCTCAGCCGACGCTGCCTGGGATCGAGATTCGACCTCCCGTCGTGGAAGCTCCCGAACCGGCAGTCGACACGCCCGCGACGCCATCCGAAGGTTCGAGTCTGCTCGATTCGCCAGCGGTTGACTTCGACTTTCCGCCAGCGGAGCAGTCACCGTTGGGCGATCTGACAGCTCCGTTTCCCTCGGATCCCGCGCCGCCAAACAACAGCGCCAACCAGCCTGCGAGCGCGACAACCAATCCGTGGACCAGCGGCGGGTTCCCGTCGTTGAGTCAGCAGACGTTTGGCGGAACCGCCAGCGATCCGACCGGACTCAACAGCGTCCTGCGGAGCGAGTCGAGTATTTGGGATGCGCCACAGCTGGGGACGATCGTCGATCGCCAGGATCTCGAGCGACGGCAGGCATCGTCGATGTACCGGGCGTTGCAAAACGAGGTCGGCGTGTTGTTGCAACAGACCGGCAACGGGCAACTGTCTCCCTTCATCCGCGGCCTGACCGGCCAACAGATCCTGGTGCTGATCGATGGCATCCGGATGAACACCAGCATCTTGCGTCCCGGGCCCAACCAATACACCGGCACGATCGATCCGGGAACGATCGAGCGGATCGAAGTCATCCGCGGTGCGGAATCGGCGATCTGGGGAAGCGATGCGATCGGCGGCGTGATCAACGTCGTCACGCGATCGGCCGATCCGATGCGCGGCGACTACCTGAGCCCTCAGTTCACTCAGTTCTACAGCACTGCCGAAGCCTCTTCGTACACGCGGACTGCGTTCAGCGGATGGTATGGCGCGACCGGCGTCACCGGCGGCGTGTCGTATTATGACGTCGGCAACCTCGACATCGGTGGCGACATGGGCCGCCAAGCCGCGACCGACTACACACAATACGCCGGCGATATCAAGCTGCAACGGATGATCCACCGCGATCACATGTTAACCGTCGCCCTGCAGCACTTCGAACAGAACGACCTCAAACGCAGCGACCGCTTTTTGCCGTTTGTGCTCGGGCCGCCCTCCAACGGAAACATCCCGACTCAGCGACCCACCGTCTTCGACCCTCAGCAACGCGACCTGATCTACGCTCGCCTGGAAGGTATCGTCGAAGACGACCTGTTCTTCGCCGACGCCTACTCCTTCACCATGTCCGGTTCGCGAACGAAAGAGGCGACCGTCGTCGACCGATACGCCGACAACGATCCGACCTCGGTCCCAACGCGTCGCGAGATCGGTGAGTTCGACGACCTCGGCTGGGGCAGCGTGATGTCGATCGTCAAAGACATCGGCGACTTTGGAACGCTGACCTATGGAGCGGATTACTACGACGAATCGATCGACGCTCAACGCGTGCGGATCGACAATCCGACCACCGGCGGCGCGACGCCAACGCCTATCGATCCGCAATACCCCGACGATTCCAAAGCCGACCGCGTGGGAGTCTATCTGTCGTGGCACGTTCCGTTGACCGAACGGCTCGACGCGACCTCGAGCGTCCGCTACGAAAACATCAACGTCTCGGGGACGCCCAACTTCACAACCCTCGGGCCAACCTACTTTGAACGCTCCTATCAAGACTGGATCGGCAGCGTCGGCCTCAGCTATCGCTTGACCGACGAGTGGCGTTTGATCGGCGGCGTCTATGAAGGCTTCCGCGCCCCGACGATCGATGACCTGACCGCCAACAAGGACTCGCTGCAGAACAACGTCTCGGTGCCGCTGGTCGGCAACCTGGCGGTGCAGCCCGAGCACAGCCTGACCTATGAAGTCGGATTCAAGTTCAATTACGATCGGCTGCGGATGCAGGTGGTCGAGTTCTGGACCGACTTCGACAGCTTTCTGTCTCGCGAAACGATTGGCGGCGTCGACTTCCTGACCAATCAAACCGCGTACCTCAACGGTACCGAACTGACGGGCGAATACATGCTGCACCGCAACCTGGCCCTCTACGGCAACTTCGCCTACACCTACGGCCAGCTGACCAGCAGCAACGAACCGATCTCGCGGATCCCGCCGATCCAGGGGATCGTGGGGCTGCGATTCGATGAGCCGAAACAAGGCTGCTATTTCGACATCTACACTTGGATGGTCGATCGAGCGGATCGCTACAACGACGCGAACCTCGGCGACGTCCGGTTCATCCCGGGCGGCACGCCAGGCTATGCGACGTTAAACATCCGGACCGGGCAGCGGTTTGGGGACGCCAACCAGCACCTCGTGTCGATCGGCTTGGAAAACATCACCAACAAGTACTATCGAGTGCTCGGCAGCGGCGTCGATGGAGCTGGTTTCAACGCTATTTTCGGATACCAATACGAACTGTAGACGCTCGCCAAACATCGCCTGCGAAAAACAAAAGCCGCGTAGGAAACGGAATCCTCCGATTTCAAACGCGGCTTTTTCGTGGCTTCAACAGACCGCTACATTCGCGGCACGACATCGATCCCTAACAACTTCAGTCCTTGGCGCAGGATCCTCGCCGTGGCGGTGACGATCGCCAATCGGCTGTGCAGCGTCGCGTCGTCGTCCGCTTTCAGAACGGGGCATTGTTCGTAGAAGCTCGAATAGGCTTTGGCGACATCGTACAGGTAGTCGACGATTACGTTGGGGCGATAATCTTCCAACGACTGGTCGATCGCTTCACCGAATTGCAGCAACCGGATCACCAACGCTCGTTCGGCGGGGGCACCGATCAGGATCGCCGAATCACCGTCGATCACTTGCTGTTCGCTCGATTCGGCGCGGCTGAGGATACTCTGCATCCGCGCGTAGGAGTATTGAATGTAGGCCGACGTGTTGCCGTCCAAGGAGACCATTTTTTCGAGACTGAACTTGTAGTCGCTGGTTCGGTTGTGAGCCAGATCGGCGTATTTGATCGCTCCATGCCCCACGACTCGCGAGATCGTCTGCTTCTCATCGTCCGACAGCGGCGGATCGATCTTCGCCACGCGATCGGGATCGCAGACCGCGGCAAAGGCAGCGTCGACGGCGTCGTCCAAGAGAGCTTCCAGCCCGACGGTCGATCCCGATCGGGTCTTGAACGGCTTGCCCGATTCATCCAACACGGTGCCGAAGGGGAGATGCTTCAGTTGCACGTCGCCGCAGCCGAGCTTGCGTCCGACGATGAAGACCTTTTCAAAGTGCTCTGCCTGGCGATGGTCGGTGACGATCAAGATCTCGTCGGGAGACCACTCGCGCATCCGATACTCCAGCGTCGCCAGATCGGTCGTCGCGTACAGGTAAGCCCCGTCCTTTTTGCGGACGATCATCGGCGCTTCGAATTCGGGCAGGAAGACGCACAACGCGCCATCGCTCGGCTGAGCCAAGCCGGCGGTTTCCAGTTGTTCGATCACTCCGCCCAGCATCTCG from Rosistilla carotiformis includes the following:
- a CDS encoding TMEM14 family protein; amino-acid sequence: MDFPVIVTAIFGAFVVFGGVMGYVKAQSKASLIAGSITGGLLLISAFLIAKGITAGAILGIVVSLLLIGQFGPSLRKKLKVMPNLLVVVLGLITVGTLVFSLLK
- the hemP gene encoding hemin uptake protein HemP yields the protein MPDDNERFPPDDPAEKPLGESDDRPRIVSSSDLLCGRREVWIQHGDAVYRLRVTSAGKLYLTK
- a CDS encoding energy transducer TonB is translated as MNLYFRSTSFAFAVHASALVAMCAVPLAVSERFTSSGQRNVISIQLSIAQPAAVESVAMTIEPTPPLPREDPIEFQTDRPAPLLHRPPVPPTPPEVTPQTMPVVRRAVASRMLPPTATTIPIQQQTGLSEKEPASFTANEPPQYPSQAVRDRLQGTVLLRLFVDSTGRVEDVEVVESSGHATLDDAAMEAVKRWTGQPARRYGRPVASEEVLPIRFRL
- the drt3a gene encoding antiviral reverse transcriptase Drt3a; the protein is MTRLSDPKYITTLVRADDCLRFIDARHPGPKEAAIQIAARFADRSYVPQPVEATINRGKSTLRVTSYADALFLRHCCRVLRSGDIHHPPSRQVICRQLKSVLESDVPHFIVRTDIAKCFGSMPAEQSLNLPSVRKKLKAVEFKWCKTLLRCNDDPLQRLHYGLAISSDLAEHFLADFDRQVICHPGVVYYSRFVDDILIVTAARSGEHILEKVDCALPTGLSLNRGKTSQCHWNDGIANRTEFEYLGYSFMLTKKVQAKKRTAIEIGLSERKELQIRQRLDRVFLAFQESKDFLLLRDRLRYLTGGTTTHSNFTRRRVQIGLRSSHPELTNLKRLSSLDGYLHQWIRTINSDGTDASLKTEQLRLLRRISFSASYKLNIRHRFSGKRLWLVRDVF
- a CDS encoding TonB-dependent receptor; this translates as MRKLFAFALAAVPTVGLNLYADQPIQPVVRLAALMQEDAQPTLPGIEIRPPVVEAPEPAVDTPATPSEGSSLLDSPAVDFDFPPAEQSPLGDLTAPFPSDPAPPNNSANQPASATTNPWTSGGFPSLSQQTFGGTASDPTGLNSVLRSESSIWDAPQLGTIVDRQDLERRQASSMYRALQNEVGVLLQQTGNGQLSPFIRGLTGQQILVLIDGIRMNTSILRPGPNQYTGTIDPGTIERIEVIRGAESAIWGSDAIGGVINVVTRSADPMRGDYLSPQFTQFYSTAEASSYTRTAFSGWYGATGVTGGVSYYDVGNLDIGGDMGRQAATDYTQYAGDIKLQRMIHRDHMLTVALQHFEQNDLKRSDRFLPFVLGPPSNGNIPTQRPTVFDPQQRDLIYARLEGIVEDDLFFADAYSFTMSGSRTKEATVVDRYADNDPTSVPTRREIGEFDDLGWGSVMSIVKDIGDFGTLTYGADYYDESIDAQRVRIDNPTTGGATPTPIDPQYPDDSKADRVGVYLSWHVPLTERLDATSSVRYENINVSGTPNFTTLGPTYFERSYQDWIGSVGLSYRLTDEWRLIGGVYEGFRAPTIDDLTANKDSLQNNVSVPLVGNLAVQPEHSLTYEVGFKFNYDRLRMQVVEFWTDFDSFLSRETIGGVDFLTNQTAYLNGTELTGEYMLHRNLALYGNFAYTYGQLTSSNEPISRIPPIQGIVGLRFDEPKQGCYFDIYTWMVDRADRYNDANLGDVRFIPGGTPGYATLNIRTGQRFGDANQHLVSIGLENITNKYYRVLGSGVDGAGFNAIFGYQYEL
- the drt3b gene encoding antiviral reverse transcriptase Drt3b produces the protein MRNYLRIDANDHHRVLLSEILPHEVPPRFSLRTIYERIRDNAEHELDKAVCPGQANKPLETIPYVYKLVRDRKKPRQIHVMHPFHYRTVAKFLETFATQVIVNCRKSGWSLRAPYAIAKRFRINTPLRPGSDSDKEQSINPTRYFAYRPFRLLYSFYDSEDFGSLESRFRFQRMLDVQACFDNIYTHAISWAIRGKSNAKRQDSRNARHTFDAQFDRLMSSMNHGETHGILVGPELSRVFAELLLQTVDSAAEVRLLKTFVPGTHYEVRRYVDDIFIFFNDEVVADQVEAAIREELRRVKLLINESKTTQVESPFMSDASALKHKISDSMDRYESQVRSYKERKSHPHGGIGLRMLKEFKRIVSESNCTYESCVSYALTILQKKFERSGPNLSQLYVESGIVLFASRLLELDFRYQTAVRFSLFYEIGREKLSRNDDGVSRVHRLDEEMVNQITKIGANAISRELVPVLPLLVVLIPLASRDLLHETHPDLLHSIWLSATKCMLDDEVDYFTVLGLLFVASDRAQYSAIRNAIMSKIRVFLDRMPDNCKRADALMLASDLACCPFLSVEERKIMIDTVSRFSGMKLNRNQVFKSVKGSSMFFDWDSSTSTLTYLLEKQTPIGYA